CGCATGGTCACGGCGCGTGGCTGAGATCGAAGCCGAACCACTCGACCTCACCACCGAGCACGCCCTGTATGCGGGCTCCCTACGCTGGGACCATCGGGATCTCTTCGATCGGCTGCTCGCCGGGCAGGCGATCGTCGAGAACATCCCGCTCGTCACCCGGGATTCCGCTTTCGCGACGCTCACGGGGTTGCAGCGGCGCTGGTAGGTCCGGCCGGCCAGTCAAAGCAGGCTGATGGCGGCGTTGCGTATCGCGGCCGCCGCCTGACGCACTGTCCGACGACGAGGTCTGAGGCGGTGAAGCCGACTTCGGGGCCCCACACTGATTCCCCGGCGGGGACTTCTAGCGTCTGCGGGCGGCCGCGCGGGCGAAGTCGTCCATTGCCGCTAGAACCGCGTCAGCCTGCCAGACGACGTTCCGCCGGCGTCCAAGGACCGCCTTGCGCAGTACGCCCGCCTCGACGAGCTTCGTAATCGCGTTGCGGGCACCTCGGTCGGAGACGTCGAGCGCAGTGCATACGTGGGCGGCGTTGACGACCGGCTGACTGAACAGGTGGTCCGCGAGTCGCCAGGCCGCTGAATCAGAGCGCGCGTCGATCGAGGAGACCCACCCCGAGCGGGTTTCGACGATGCGCTGGGCCAGCGCCCTTCCGTAGCGGGCTGCGTCGTGGGCGGCCAGGGACATGGAGGTCACGATGCGGCCCGGGTCGCCGTCACGGTAGTCGGTCAGCGCGCGGACGTAGCTGCCGGTATCGCCCAGGAGGCCCGCGGAGACGGGGACGGTGGAGCTCGTGATCGGCACCGAGGTGCGCAGCATGGAGTGGACCAGGACCCGACCGGTTCGTCCGTTGCCGTCGCTGAAGGGGTGGATCGTCTCGAACTGTGCGTGGGCGATGGCGGCGTGGACCAGGGGAGGCATGTCACGGCGCTCGATGAACCGCTGCAGGTCGCCCATCAGGGCCGGGACGAGGGAGGAATGCGGGGCGACGAATGCGGCACCATGGGGACTCTGGTCGGAGGCACCGACCCACACCTGCTCACCGCGGAGCACCCCAGCGGCATCTGGCTGCGATGTCGCAAGTAGCGCTCGATGGATGGACAGGATTGTCGGGAGGTCGAGTGGGCCGAGGTGAGCCAGTGCTTCGTGCATCGCTGCCACGTTCGCTGCCACGAGTGCCGAGTTCTCCTTGGCGTCGGCACCGATCGTGGCGGCCGCGATGTTGTGAGCATTCGCGGTGAGGTTCTCGATCTGGGAGCTTGACGCCGACTCTGATCGCAGCAGGATCGCAGGCATCGGCACCGGAAGGGCTGCCATCGCGGCATCGAACTCCCGTGTCAGGGCCGCAGCGTCCTCGGCCGCCTCCAACGCGCTCCGCTCCAGCGCGCCCATGACGTCCAGGTCGGCGATCTGCGGAGGTAGGGCGGCCCGGTACGGGCGTGACAGTCGCCGGGTCTCGACGGCCCCGAGGCGATGAGCCTGCTCGGCGGTGATGTGCCACGGGTGCTCCTCGTAGGTGAGCGCCGGCCAGGAAGCCGGCCGCAGTGCGCCCACGTGGCGCTGCGCCTGCGTGACCTGCCCACCGGCGGGCGTCCCCTCGGGGCGTCGTGACTGCGGCATCAGGCCCTCCATGTGGCGAGGCTTCAACAAGAACGGTCCATATTGAAGGCTAGCATCCTAGTCTTCAATATGGGGTCTGCTTGTTGAAGGCTCCCTCGTTGCGTGAGGTTGCCGCCAATGAAGGCCGCATACAGCCTGGCGTCAGTGGGCGGGCCACAGGGCGAACGCGTCCCCGACCTCCTGCCACGTCGCCTCCAGCGTCACGCCGTCTTCACCGACTCGCCCCTGAGCATGCTCGAGGCCGAGGAGGCCCACCGCGGCCACGCCATCATCGAGCAGGTCCACGCCGATATACGCGCCTCAGCCCTGGCCCACGCGCCCTCGGGAAAGTTCACCGCGAACGCGTCCCCGACACCCTGACCACCAGCCCCCACGGGCACGACCGGAACACATGTGGAAAAGCCGGGCAGACCGGCGGCCCCCCTCACGCCCACACAACCGGACCCGCCAGAACCCGGACCTCACACCATCACCGAGATCCGGACGGTGGATCCAGGCTCAGGCGCTCGCGAGACGGGCGGCCACGAGGCGATTGAGCGACACGTTCTGTTCAGCAGCCTCGACGGCAAGGTGGCGATGCACCTCGGGCGGAATCCGCACCATGAACTTGCCGGAGTAGCTTCGATCCGAAATCGCCTCGGGCGGCTTCTCCCCGCCGGAGAGTAAATCGTCGAGGATGTCCTCCACGAGGGAGCGCACTCCGGTCAGTGCAGCCACCTGATCGTCCGCGATCCACGAGAGCGAGGGCATCTCGGCCACGGTTCCGACGTACCCCGCATCCTCGGCGGACCAGCGCACGCGGTAGGTGTAATGATCGGCCCTGATGGTGGTCACAGTTGCTCCCCTTCCAATTTCTCAATCGCTGCAAGGACTTGGCGCACTTGGTAGGGCTTGGATCTCCCGCGATCGTCTTGGATGTTGACTCGCGGGTCCCCTGACCAGGGCATCTTGTAGACGTGGTGAGACGTACCACGGATCCTGGGCTCTCCGAAGTAGTAGGTGCAGACCTTCGCGAGGTCCGCAAACCGAACTCCGGCGGGTGCGACCCGCATCCGCTCGAGGATCTTCTCTACGCTCGCCACACCTAACAGTATCACCATTGATACTGTTCTGACAGGGGTCGACGCTCATCACGGATGGGTGCCGTGGGCACAGGAGCGAGGCACGACGTCTCCTCCGTGAGATCGGCCCCAGCCATCGCAGGACTACCAGCGGTCACCGAGCTGCGGGGCGATCAGCTCGCGGTACACCGCCTCCACGGCCGCAACCGTGCCGGCCGGCAGCGGGGCGAGGTCGGCGGCCCCCGCATTGGTGCGCACCTGCTCGGGCGTGCGGGCACCGGGAATGACCGTGCTGACACCCGGCTGGTCGATGATCCACCGGAGCGCGAACTGCGCCATCGTCGCGCCGTCGGGAACGAGCGGGGCCAGCCGGCGGACCGCCTCGAGACCGGTCGCGAAGTCGACGCCCGAGAAGGTCTCGCCGACGTCGAACGCGCTGCCGTCGCGGTTGAAGGTGCGGTGGTCGTTCGCGGCGAAGGTGGTGTTCTCGTCGTAGCGGCCCGAGAGCAGCCCACTCGCGAGCGGCACCCGGACGATGATCCCCACACCGGCGGCGCGCGCGGCCGGGAGTACCTCGGCCAGCGGACCGAGCCGCATCATGTTGAGGATGAGTTGCACGCTCGCCACGTTCGGGCGGGCGATCGCGGTGAGCGCCTCGGCACGGGTCTCGACGCTCACGCCGTAGCGGGCGATGCGCCCCTCCTCGACCAGGGTGTCGAGGGCGTCGAAGACGGCGTCGGTGCCGTAGACGGCGGTGGGCGGGCAGTGCAATTGCACGAGGTCGAGGGTCTGCACCCGCAGGTGCGCGCGTGACCGGTCGGTCCACGCGCGCAGGTGGTCGAGGGAATAGATCTGCGGAGTCTGCGGCATCCGGCGGCCCGCCTTCGTGGCGACGACCACGTCGTCGATGCCCCGCTCGTGCAGGAAGGCGCCGATCCTGCGCTCACTGAGCCCGTCGCCGTAGACGTCGGCGGTGTCGAAGAACCGCACGCCGCCCTCATACGCGGCCTCCAGCACCGCGCGGGCCTCCTCCTCACGGACATCGCCCCAGTCCGCGCCCAGCTGCCACGTGCCGAGCCCGAT
The window above is part of the Pseudactinotalea sp. HY158 genome. Proteins encoded here:
- a CDS encoding type II toxin-antitoxin system VapC family toxin, whose translation is MGVTYLLDTHTFVWLLGASRRIPSTLRAELADRNTRLLVSAVSAMEVATKVRLGKFDEAEPLLAAWSRRVAEIEAEPLDLTTEHALYAGSLRWDHRDLFDRLLAGQAIVENIPLVTRDSAFATLTGLQRRW
- a CDS encoding Fic family protein, producing MPQSRRPEGTPAGGQVTQAQRHVGALRPASWPALTYEEHPWHITAEQAHRLGAVETRRLSRPYRAALPPQIADLDVMGALERSALEAAEDAAALTREFDAAMAALPVPMPAILLRSESASSSQIENLTANAHNIAAATIGADAKENSALVAANVAAMHEALAHLGPLDLPTILSIHRALLATSQPDAAGVLRGEQVWVGASDQSPHGAAFVAPHSSLVPALMGDLQRFIERRDMPPLVHAAIAHAQFETIHPFSDGNGRTGRVLVHSMLRTSVPITSSTVPVSAGLLGDTGSYVRALTDYRDGDPGRIVTSMSLAAHDAARYGRALAQRIVETRSGWVSSIDARSDSAAWRLADHLFSQPVVNAAHVCTALDVSDRGARNAITKLVEAGVLRKAVLGRRRNVVWQADAVLAAMDDFARAAARRR
- a CDS encoding type II toxin-antitoxin system HicB family antitoxin, with the translated sequence MTTIRADHYTYRVRWSAEDAGYVGTVAEMPSLSWIADDQVAALTGVRSLVEDILDDLLSGGEKPPEAISDRSYSGKFMVRIPPEVHRHLAVEAAEQNVSLNRLVAARLASA
- a CDS encoding aldo/keto reductase, whose amino-acid sequence is MEQRILGRTGRPVSVIGLGTWQLGADWGDVREEEARAVLEAAYEGGVRFFDTADVYGDGLSERRIGAFLHERGIDDVVVATKAGRRMPQTPQIYSLDHLRAWTDRSRAHLRVQTLDLVQLHCPPTAVYGTDAVFDALDTLVEEGRIARYGVSVETRAEALTAIARPNVASVQLILNMMRLGPLAEVLPAARAAGVGIIVRVPLASGLLSGRYDENTTFAANDHRTFNRDGSAFDVGETFSGVDFATGLEAVRRLAPLVPDGATMAQFALRWIIDQPGVSTVIPGARTPEQVRTNAGAADLAPLPAGTVAAVEAVYRELIAPQLGDRW